From Chryseobacterium shandongense, the proteins below share one genomic window:
- the istA gene encoding IS21 family transposase, whose product MANKITDMSKIRKVIKFYNSGKSKLFISNYLSLSRNTVKKYISLYEILGLSLDTINEKTDAELELLFSHNTVQPISSKLQSLYDFFPKMERELKKVGVTIHHMWKQYLVLHPDGFQSSQFRHHYKIWGKRVNPVMHMNHKSGDKMYVDYAGKTLSIIDKESGELKEVQFFVAILGASQYTYAEASMSQQKEDFVRSVENAIRFFEGTPAAIVPDNLKSAVIKSSRFEPTINETLADLAEHYETTILPARAYKPRDKSLVEGAVKILYRRIYANLKQECCGLDELNREIWDLLDSHNKRKLTGRPYSL is encoded by the coding sequence ATGGCAAATAAAATAACAGACATGAGTAAAATTAGAAAAGTCATAAAATTCTACAATAGTGGAAAGAGCAAGTTATTTATAAGCAACTATTTATCGCTTTCCAGAAATACCGTAAAAAAATATATTTCCTTATATGAGATCTTGGGTTTAAGCCTTGATACGATCAATGAGAAGACGGACGCCGAGCTGGAACTTTTGTTTTCCCATAACACGGTTCAGCCCATTAGCTCCAAACTACAGTCCCTGTATGATTTTTTTCCCAAGATGGAACGTGAGCTTAAAAAGGTAGGAGTCACTATACATCATATGTGGAAACAGTATCTTGTACTGCATCCTGATGGTTTTCAGAGTTCACAGTTCCGGCATCATTACAAGATCTGGGGCAAGCGTGTGAACCCGGTAATGCATATGAATCACAAATCCGGAGATAAGATGTATGTCGATTATGCAGGAAAAACGCTCTCCATTATAGATAAGGAAAGCGGGGAGCTTAAAGAAGTTCAGTTTTTTGTAGCTATTCTGGGAGCGAGCCAGTACACGTATGCTGAAGCCTCTATGAGCCAGCAGAAGGAAGATTTTGTACGTTCTGTAGAAAATGCCATCCGCTTTTTTGAAGGCACACCGGCAGCGATTGTTCCTGATAATTTAAAATCCGCAGTAATCAAAAGCAGCCGTTTTGAACCCACCATCAATGAGACCCTTGCCGATCTGGCCGAACATTATGAAACGACCATCTTGCCTGCCAGGGCTTACAAACCGAGAGATAAATCTTTGGTAGAGGGAGCGGTCAAAATCCTGTACAGAAGGATTTATGCCAATCTTAAACAGGAATGCTGCGGTCTGGATGAACTGAATCGTGAGATTTGGGATCTGTTAGACTCTCATAACAAACGTAAGCTCACAGGACGTCCGTACTCCCTATGA
- a CDS encoding phosphatase PAP2 family protein, with protein sequence MDNYTQFAPAVLVYSLNAAGIEGKHNFRDRSIIFGTSMLINSAITVPLKHIVKEERPDQSNRLSFPSGHTAIAFASAHFMYKEYKDTNFLLSISGYSFAAFTGIYRMLNDKHWFGDVMAGAGLGIISTELAYWLYPKINKLISGKHNTSSAMVMPFYQNKTVGIGLVKGF encoded by the coding sequence TTGGACAACTACACACAGTTTGCTCCCGCAGTTTTGGTTTATAGTTTAAATGCCGCCGGAATTGAAGGCAAACATAATTTCAGGGACAGAAGCATTATTTTCGGAACTTCCATGTTGATTAATTCAGCAATTACAGTTCCCTTGAAACATATTGTAAAAGAAGAACGACCTGATCAATCCAACCGACTTTCTTTTCCGTCAGGACATACGGCAATCGCTTTTGCATCAGCACATTTCATGTACAAAGAATATAAAGACACCAATTTTCTGTTGAGTATTTCGGGATATTCATTTGCCGCTTTTACGGGAATCTACAGAATGCTGAATGACAAACACTGGTTCGGTGATGTGATGGCAGGTGCAGGACTTGGGATTATTTCGACCGAATTGGCATATTGGCTGTATCCCAAAATTAATAAATTGATTTCTGGAAAACATAATACAAGTTCGGCAATGGTGATGCCTTTTTATCAAAACAAAACGGTTGGGATTGGTTTGGTTAAGGGTTTTTAG
- a CDS encoding putative quinol monooxygenase, which yields MKKLGLLVRLEAKAGKEKDVEDFITGALPLANEEAGTVTWYAFRIDASTFGIFDTFSDEEGREAHLGGKIAKALMENAPELLATQPSIEKIDVLAAK from the coding sequence ATGAAAAAACTAGGATTATTAGTTCGACTAGAAGCAAAAGCAGGTAAAGAAAAAGATGTTGAAGATTTTATTACAGGTGCATTGCCACTTGCTAATGAAGAAGCAGGTACTGTTACCTGGTATGCGTTCCGTATTGACGCTTCTACATTTGGAATTTTTGATACTTTTTCAGATGAAGAAGGCAGAGAAGCTCATCTTGGTGGCAAGATTGCAAAAGCATTAATGGAAAATGCACCTGAATTGTTGGCTACTCAACCTTCTATTGAGAAAATAGATGTGTTAGCAGCTAAATAA
- a CDS encoding sulfite exporter TauE/SafE family protein: MLIPLLNLLLPTSVVPFSLTIGTFTSSASRIAVFKKHINWKIFFWFVPFSIPAVLTGAYLIKFINPNYLQLIVALFLVCNAPQLFKSKKTAENSEKPYPDFALAIIGFLAGFVSGITGAIGLLFNRFYLKFGLSKEEIVATRAANEVFLHLIKLMIYISLGLYSNLALCLGLAIAAATIVSSYTVKFILPYLSENIFKKVGYGAMVVSGVALLAGTSGKIIEQDKISIVNESKHSSVISWRNTDMVLEYAINDGLEIERPIQPEELPEPLKQKYITLKKQYDTVYIEKVFTFGREAAHEFYCYKDKKLTKFEI, translated from the coding sequence ATTCTCATTCCGCTTTTAAATCTTCTTTTACCGACTTCTGTTGTTCCATTTTCGCTGACGATAGGGACGTTTACAAGTTCTGCATCCAGAATTGCAGTCTTTAAGAAGCATATCAATTGGAAAATATTCTTTTGGTTCGTGCCTTTTTCAATTCCTGCGGTTTTGACTGGTGCTTATCTGATCAAGTTTATCAATCCAAACTATCTTCAACTTATTGTCGCCCTTTTTCTTGTATGTAACGCTCCGCAACTTTTCAAATCAAAGAAAACTGCAGAAAATTCCGAAAAACCATATCCAGATTTTGCTTTGGCAATCATAGGTTTCCTTGCAGGTTTTGTTTCAGGAATTACAGGAGCAATCGGACTTTTATTTAACCGTTTTTATCTGAAATTCGGACTTTCTAAAGAAGAAATTGTAGCAACCCGTGCAGCAAATGAAGTATTTCTGCATCTCATTAAACTGATGATCTACATTTCTTTAGGATTATATTCAAATCTTGCGTTATGTCTTGGATTGGCGATTGCAGCAGCTACCATCGTTTCATCCTATACAGTAAAATTTATTCTTCCTTATCTGAGCGAAAATATTTTCAAAAAAGTGGGTTACGGAGCAATGGTTGTTTCCGGAGTTGCTTTGCTGGCAGGAACATCAGGTAAAATAATCGAACAGGACAAAATTTCAATCGTGAATGAAAGCAAACACAGTTCGGTAATCTCTTGGCGAAATACCGATATGGTTCTGGAATATGCCATAAACGACGGTCTGGAAATAGAAAGACCGATTCAGCCGGAAGAATTACCTGAACCGTTAAAGCAGAAATACATCACGTTGAAAAAGCAATATGACACCGTGTATATAGAAAAAGTTTTCACTTTCGGAAGGGAAGCTGCGCACGAGTTTTACTGTTATAAAGATAAAAAGCTTACAAAATTTGAAATTTAA
- a CDS encoding helix-turn-helix domain-containing protein, with protein sequence MDIINFPEHLFDNNYTETPDLQVANYEAYKHVSKNKINLNKNVFSFLLDGQKDIHFSNDIVSIDHTQALLLASGNFLTTELVGANSYSCLLFFFSQKNINDFLLKYGHLSNPNNLNKTTTNSPYFLIQKDNFIIHFINSIQQIYGLNQTISQKILELKFEEIMLYLADKYGQSFFVYLHSLLINERELSFKMVIEKNLYTSLNIDEVAFLCNMSLSTFKRKFLQLYQESPGKWFQLKRLNKAKKLLLNNEATPSEIYMDFGYDSLSNFSTAFKNEFGYSPKNIMKT encoded by the coding sequence ATGGATATTATAAACTTCCCTGAACATTTATTTGATAATAACTACACAGAGACTCCAGACCTGCAAGTTGCTAACTACGAGGCGTATAAACATGTTTCCAAAAATAAAATTAATCTAAACAAAAATGTATTCAGTTTTTTGTTGGACGGACAAAAAGACATTCACTTTTCTAATGACATCGTTTCAATAGATCATACACAAGCCTTGCTCCTTGCATCGGGGAATTTTCTAACAACAGAACTTGTCGGGGCAAATAGTTACAGTTGCCTGCTCTTTTTCTTTTCTCAGAAAAACATTAATGATTTTTTATTGAAATATGGGCATTTATCTAATCCAAATAACTTAAATAAAACAACGACCAATAGTCCCTATTTTCTTATTCAAAAAGACAATTTTATTATCCATTTTATTAATTCTATTCAACAAATTTATGGCTTAAATCAAACAATCTCTCAAAAGATTCTGGAACTAAAATTTGAAGAAATTATGCTGTATCTGGCTGATAAGTATGGGCAAAGTTTTTTTGTTTATCTACATTCATTGTTAATCAATGAAAGAGAATTATCTTTTAAAATGGTCATAGAAAAAAATCTGTACACGAGTTTGAATATTGACGAGGTCGCATTTCTATGTAATATGAGTCTGTCTACTTTTAAAAGAAAATTTTTACAATTATATCAAGAGTCTCCAGGAAAATGGTTTCAACTAAAACGGCTCAACAAAGCCAAAAAATTATTGCTTAATAATGAAGCGACACCATCCGAAATCTATATGGACTTCGGTTATGACAGCTTATCAAATTTTAGCACAGCCTTTAAAAATGAATTTGGTTACAGTCCAAAAAACATTATGAAAACTTGA
- a CDS encoding DDE-type integrase/transposase/recombinase gives MKLNLRSKRKKRLPARVKEPLLRPIYPNVTWSMDFMHDTLENGKSVRSLNIIDDFNREILNITIDTSLPSAKVVSELEQLIDWRGKPEKIRVDNGPEFIAGKLKDWCNENEIILHYIQPGKPTQNSLVERFNRTFQTEFLDVYLFENIRQMRNYSEIWMWMYNNERLTNHCNISHQEIFC, from the coding sequence ATGAAACTGAATCTGAGAAGCAAGCGGAAGAAACGGCTTCCGGCAAGGGTAAAAGAACCTTTGCTTCGACCTATTTATCCCAATGTAACGTGGAGTATGGACTTTATGCACGACACTTTGGAGAATGGTAAAAGCGTGAGAAGCCTTAATATTATTGATGATTTTAACAGAGAGATTTTGAATATTACGATCGATACCAGTTTACCATCAGCAAAAGTAGTTTCCGAGCTGGAGCAACTGATCGACTGGCGTGGGAAACCGGAAAAAATAAGAGTTGACAATGGTCCAGAGTTTATTGCAGGAAAATTAAAAGACTGGTGCAACGAAAATGAGATTATTCTTCATTATATTCAGCCTGGAAAACCTACGCAAAACTCTTTGGTGGAGAGATTCAACAGGACTTTTCAGACAGAATTTCTGGATGTTTATCTTTTTGAGAACATCAGGCAGATGAGAAATTACTCAGAAATATGGATGTGGATGTATAATAATGAGCGCCTCACAAATCATTGCAATATCTCACACCAAGAGATTTTTTGTTGA